Proteins from a genomic interval of Planctomycetota bacterium:
- a CDS encoding extracellular solute-binding protein yields the protein MYIRSALAGMAAAAAVALTGCDEGRRTLRVFAADALAASFRDVEHAFERQHPDVDVRLEVMGSVMATRLVPLRRGDVLAVADHRLVEKILGEAHAAWVAKFASTEIVLAGHTSSNHRAEITSDNWYEILLKPNVRFGIANPSQDPCGYYARMSWELAQKHYFASRGNPRPLARQLQERCRPEFVAIDANELISAYLNMARVDYAFVYKAHAVDLKLPYTPLPREVNLGDAALEDYYGSVQVNVPNYRGGTETLTGCSIAFGITLLKDAVNRSDAEGFIRFVLSPEGQGILKVSGFQAISPARVPAWGRVPDFLAGLATPES from the coding sequence ATGTACATCAGGTCAGCGCTTGCGGGCATGGCGGCCGCTGCGGCAGTCGCCCTCACCGGCTGCGACGAGGGGCGGCGCACCCTGCGCGTCTTCGCTGCCGACGCCCTGGCTGCCAGCTTCCGCGACGTGGAGCACGCCTTCGAGCGGCAACACCCCGACGTGGACGTGCGCCTGGAGGTCATGGGCAGCGTGATGGCGACGCGGCTGGTCCCGTTGCGTCGGGGAGACGTGCTGGCGGTGGCGGACCATCGGCTCGTCGAGAAGATTCTCGGCGAGGCTCATGCCGCGTGGGTCGCCAAGTTCGCCTCCACGGAGATCGTCCTCGCCGGCCACACTTCCAGCAACCACCGGGCCGAGATCACGAGCGACAACTGGTATGAGATTCTGCTGAAGCCCAACGTGCGCTTCGGCATCGCCAATCCGTCGCAGGACCCCTGCGGCTACTACGCCCGCATGTCGTGGGAGCTGGCCCAGAAGCACTATTTCGCCTCGCGCGGCAACCCGCGCCCCCTCGCCCGCCAGCTCCAGGAGAGGTGCCGGCCGGAGTTCGTCGCCATTGACGCCAACGAGTTGATCTCGGCCTACCTCAACATGGCCCGCGTGGACTATGCTTTCGTCTATAAGGCGCACGCGGTGGACCTCAAGCTCCCCTACACCCCGCTGCCCAGGGAGGTGAATCTGGGCGACGCCGCGCTGGAGGACTACTACGGGAGCGTCCAGGTCAATGTCCCCAACTACCGAGGCGGCACGGAGACGCTGACCGGGTGCAGCATCGCCTTCGGCATCACGCTCCTCAAGGACGCGGTGAACCGGAGCGACGCGGAGGGCTTCATCCGCTTCGTTCTTTCGCCGGAGGGCCAGGGCATCCTGAAGGTTTCCGGCTTCCAGGCCATTTCGCCGGCCCGGGTGCCCGCGTGGGGCCGCGTGCCGGACTTCCTGGCCGGCCTCGCCACGCCCGAGAGCTGA
- the eno gene encoding phosphopyruvate hydratase, producing MSRSIAAVRALEVLDSRGNPTVRVHVVLDDGLTASASVPSGASTGENEALELRDGDKKRYAGKGVLRAVENVNRLIAPKLVGMEPHRQAEIDRLMIGLDGTPTKSQLGANAILGVSMAVARAAAMNAGLPLYAYLGGAGAVRLPVPMMNILNGGKHADNSVDLQEFMVMPVGAPSFAEALRYGAETFHALKRILAKKGYATSVGDEGGFAPNLKSNEEACEVILEAIRAAGYTPGVDVALALDPAASSFYEDGCYNLAKSRQGKKTSAEMTALYQTWVEKYPIVSIEDGLAENDWDGFKAHTAALGARIQIVGDDIYVTNTRFIERGIREGTTNAVLIKLNQIGTVTETMAAIGLCRRAGWGYVISHRSGETEDTFLADFAVAMGGGQIKTGSACRSERIAKYNRLLEIEAELGESSVFGNPLPRS from the coding sequence ATGAGTAGGTCGATCGCAGCCGTCCGCGCGCTGGAGGTCCTTGATTCCCGCGGCAACCCCACTGTGCGGGTCCACGTGGTGCTGGATGACGGCCTCACGGCCTCCGCGTCCGTGCCGTCCGGCGCCTCGACCGGCGAGAACGAGGCCCTGGAGCTTCGCGACGGCGACAAGAAGCGATACGCCGGCAAGGGCGTGCTGAGGGCCGTGGAGAACGTCAACCGGCTCATCGCTCCGAAGCTCGTGGGCATGGAGCCGCACCGCCAGGCGGAGATTGACCGCCTGATGATTGGCCTGGACGGAACGCCGACGAAGAGCCAACTGGGCGCGAATGCCATTCTCGGCGTCTCCATGGCGGTGGCTCGTGCGGCGGCGATGAACGCCGGCCTGCCTCTTTACGCGTACTTGGGCGGAGCGGGCGCCGTGCGGTTGCCCGTGCCCATGATGAACATCCTGAACGGGGGGAAGCACGCGGACAACAGCGTGGACCTTCAGGAGTTCATGGTGATGCCGGTCGGCGCACCCTCGTTCGCCGAGGCGCTGCGGTACGGGGCAGAAACCTTTCACGCCCTCAAGAGGATTCTGGCCAAGAAGGGCTACGCCACAAGCGTGGGCGACGAGGGCGGGTTCGCGCCCAACCTCAAGAGCAACGAGGAGGCGTGCGAGGTCATCCTCGAGGCTATCCGAGCGGCCGGCTACACGCCCGGCGTGGACGTGGCCCTCGCGCTCGACCCCGCAGCGAGTTCCTTCTACGAGGATGGCTGCTACAACCTCGCCAAGTCGCGCCAGGGGAAGAAGACCAGCGCCGAGATGACGGCACTCTACCAGACCTGGGTGGAGAAGTACCCCATCGTCTCCATTGAGGATGGTCTGGCGGAGAACGACTGGGACGGCTTCAAGGCGCATACCGCGGCCCTCGGCGCCAGGATTCAGATCGTCGGCGACGATATCTACGTCACCAACACCCGCTTCATCGAGCGCGGCATCCGCGAGGGGACCACCAACGCCGTCCTCATCAAGCTCAATCAGATCGGCACCGTCACCGAGACGATGGCGGCGATTGGCCTGTGCCGCCGCGCGGGTTGGGGCTATGTCATTTCGCACCGTTCCGGCGAAACCGAGGACACCTTCCTCGCCGACTTCGCCGTCGCCATGGGCGGCGGGCAGATCAAGACCGGCTCCGCGTGCCGCAGCGAGCGCATCGCAAAGTACAACCGCCTTCTGGAGATCGAGGCCGAACTGGGCGAATCGAGCGTGTTCGGGAATCCGTTGCCGCGGTCGTGA
- a CDS encoding formylglycine-generating enzyme family protein — MTHAKEQTAAPGTHPETAARRPPPLPTARVYEEWPFDAAEAKRRQAETASALRIPVQKAIRLGQGVAIRMVLIPAGEFEMGSPPWEHDRGGDEPLHRVRITRPFYLGRHPVTQEQWQCVVGSNPSWFKGDKHPVEQISWEDCQAFVEKANQCTGKELFALPTEAQWEYACRAGKSGRFDFGDSPASLDKCAWYSSGLHDATHPVGATPPNAWGLYDMTDHVGEWCADWYGEAYYECSPQDDPGGPEAGRCRVLRGGFWYPIPRITRFACRRSARPTYRCYDVGFRVAASIGGNPGAVGAETPKSPCGDPAPARHVPSQPKGESNE; from the coding sequence ATGACGCACGCCAAGGAACAAACGGCGGCCCCCGGAACGCACCCAGAGACGGCGGCGCGGCGCCCCCCTCCCCTCCCCACGGCCAGGGTCTACGAGGAGTGGCCCTTCGACGCGGCAGAGGCGAAACGGCGCCAAGCCGAGACGGCCTCCGCGTTGCGAATCCCGGTGCAGAAGGCCATCCGCCTGGGCCAAGGCGTTGCGATCCGGATGGTCCTCATCCCCGCCGGAGAATTCGAGATGGGCAGCCCGCCGTGGGAACATGACCGTGGAGGCGACGAACCGCTGCATCGCGTTCGCATCACCAGGCCCTTCTACCTCGGCAGGCACCCCGTAACCCAGGAGCAGTGGCAGTGCGTCGTGGGGAGCAACCCGAGCTGGTTCAAAGGCGACAAGCATCCCGTCGAGCAGATCTCCTGGGAGGATTGCCAGGCCTTTGTGGAGAAGGCCAATCAGTGCACCGGCAAAGAGCTCTTTGCACTGCCCACGGAGGCCCAGTGGGAGTACGCCTGCCGCGCCGGGAAAAGCGGCCGGTTCGACTTCGGCGACTCCCCGGCGAGCCTCGACAAGTGCGCGTGGTATAGTTCCGGCTTGCACGACGCGACTCATCCCGTCGGGGCAACGCCCCCCAACGCCTGGGGCCTCTACGACATGACCGACCACGTGGGCGAATGGTGCGCCGACTGGTACGGCGAAGCCTACTACGAGTGTTCCCCCCAGGACGACCCCGGAGGCCCCGAGGCGGGACGGTGCCGCGTGCTGCGCGGCGGCTTCTGGTATCCGATCCCCAGGATCACCCGCTTCGCCTGCCGCCGCTCCGCCCGACCGACCTACCGCTGCTATGACGTCGGGTTCCGTGTCGCCGCATCCATCGGGGGAAACCCTGGAGCTGTTGGGGCGGAGACCCCCAAGTCCCCATGCGGCGACCCCGCCCCCGCCCGCCATGTTCCAAGCCAACCGAAAGGAGAGTCAAATGAGTAG
- the modA gene encoding molybdate ABC transporter substrate-binding protein yields the protein MEALARAAVAWAVALACMNAAVAAEEQRALAGKRLELFVGSASKPATEEAAKVFEEKTGCQMRLYFGGSGAMLSQMKLARRGDLYFPGSSDFMELAKREKLVVPETEQIVVYLIPAINVPADNPKKIEKLEDLGKPGVRVGIARPDSVCVGLYAVEVLTYNKVVDLVKPRIVTNTESCEKTAQIVALGTVDAVLGWRVFQYWNPEKIKTILLEPAQVPRIGYIPIAQSVFCKQPEVAKAFVDFLRSEDGKAVFRKWNYLTSVEEARRFTRPDCPVGGDWPLPKGW from the coding sequence ATGGAGGCACTGGCAAGAGCCGCCGTGGCGTGGGCTGTCGCGTTGGCCTGCATGAACGCGGCCGTCGCTGCGGAAGAGCAGCGGGCATTGGCCGGGAAGAGGCTGGAGCTGTTCGTCGGGTCGGCCTCCAAGCCGGCCACGGAAGAGGCCGCCAAGGTGTTCGAGGAGAAGACGGGCTGCCAGATGCGCCTGTATTTCGGCGGCTCGGGGGCGATGCTGAGCCAGATGAAGCTCGCGCGGCGCGGCGACCTGTATTTCCCCGGCTCGTCCGACTTCATGGAGCTGGCGAAGCGCGAGAAGCTGGTCGTGCCCGAGACCGAGCAGATCGTCGTCTACCTCATCCCCGCCATCAACGTGCCCGCGGACAATCCGAAGAAGATCGAGAAGCTGGAGGATCTGGGCAAGCCGGGGGTGCGCGTGGGCATCGCGCGGCCCGACTCCGTGTGTGTGGGCCTCTATGCGGTCGAGGTTCTGACGTACAACAAGGTGGTAGACCTGGTGAAGCCGCGGATCGTGACGAATACGGAGTCCTGCGAGAAGACGGCGCAGATCGTCGCCCTGGGCACGGTGGACGCCGTGCTGGGCTGGCGCGTGTTCCAGTACTGGAACCCTGAGAAGATAAAGACTATACTGCTGGAGCCGGCGCAGGTGCCGCGGATCGGGTACATTCCGATCGCGCAGAGCGTCTTCTGCAAGCAACCCGAGGTGGCCAAGGCATTCGTGGACTTCCTGCGGAGCGAGGACGGGAAGGCCGTCTTCCGCAAGTGGAACTACCTGACGAGCGTGGAGGAGGCGCGGAGGTTCACGCGGCCCGATTGCCCCGTGGGCGGAGACTGGCCGCTGCCAAAGGGGTGGTAG
- a CDS encoding ABC transporter permease subunit — MRGWLDWVCLGVAGVSVALMVLLIAVQLGYTGSGPTLRALGEPDVLQAIWLSVWTSLLGSLAALVLAVPTGYALARWRFRGAWFAEVLLVIPVTMSPMSLGVALLLIFRDPPGLWLARFFVFEVPGIILAEFFVAYAFIVLVARTTFSAIDPRFEQVARFLGCTPWQAFRRVTLPLARNGIVAAFVLGWARAIGDFGSSSTLAGAVKGHTETMPVAIYLSLASVSIDRAVALSVLLTLLTVGGLVAVRLLVGGRR; from the coding sequence ATGCGCGGGTGGCTCGACTGGGTGTGCCTGGGGGTCGCGGGCGTCTCCGTTGCCCTGATGGTGTTGCTCATCGCCGTGCAGCTTGGCTACACGGGCAGCGGCCCCACGCTGCGCGCCCTGGGCGAGCCCGACGTGCTTCAGGCCATCTGGCTCAGCGTGTGGACCTCGCTGCTGGGAAGCCTGGCGGCCCTGGTGCTGGCGGTGCCGACCGGCTACGCCCTGGCGCGCTGGCGCTTCCGCGGGGCCTGGTTCGCCGAGGTTCTGCTCGTGATCCCGGTGACCATGTCGCCCATGTCGCTCGGGGTGGCCCTGCTGCTCATCTTCCGCGATCCGCCCGGCCTCTGGCTCGCCCGGTTCTTCGTGTTCGAGGTGCCGGGCATCATCCTCGCCGAGTTCTTCGTAGCCTATGCCTTCATCGTGCTGGTGGCGCGGACGACGTTTTCGGCGATTGACCCGCGCTTCGAGCAGGTGGCGCGATTCCTGGGCTGCACGCCCTGGCAGGCGTTCCGGCGGGTCACGCTGCCGCTGGCCCGCAACGGCATTGTGGCGGCCTTCGTGCTGGGCTGGGCGCGCGCGATCGGCGACTTCGGCTCCAGTTCCACCCTGGCGGGCGCCGTGAAGGGCCACACCGAGACGATGCCCGTGGCCATCTACCTGAGCCTGGCCTCGGTGAGCATAGACCGCGCCGTGGCCCTCAGCGTGTTGCTCACGCTCCTGACCGTGGGCGGGCTGGTGGCCGTGCGGCTCCTGGTGGGGGGGCGGCGCTGA
- a CDS encoding ABC transporter ATP-binding protein, translating to MLQVTDLVAHYGGFSLQRISVTIPQGESFVLLGPSGAGKTLFLETVLGVKPPDAGRILLDGRDIGRTRPEERGFCYLPQDLALFPHLSVRENIAFGLAVRRVGGAAAEERVRGAVRLLGIERLLGRRDIRSLSGGEKQRVALARALVVEPRVLFLDEPFSALDPATRRQLQREFRDIWRRLGLTAILVTHDQDEAAALADRLAVLMDGRLKQCAAPGEVFERPADLATAQFLLIENIFPGRLLSGSPASGFGAVECGPVRFRVVLREPLGDAAAVHVGIRGCHVKLHPRGTPPANASVYPGVLEGFTPSASAPRALVRLAEGVRIECGPWPDPQALPTPVGGELLVELPPERCLVFRDTEQREG from the coding sequence ATGCTCCAGGTCACCGACCTTGTGGCCCACTACGGCGGCTTCTCCCTCCAGCGGATCAGCGTGACGATTCCGCAGGGGGAGAGCTTCGTGCTGCTCGGCCCCTCGGGCGCCGGGAAGACGCTGTTCCTCGAGACGGTGCTGGGGGTGAAGCCGCCCGACGCCGGGCGCATCCTGCTGGACGGGCGAGACATCGGGCGCACCCGGCCCGAGGAGCGCGGCTTCTGCTACCTGCCGCAGGACCTGGCGCTCTTCCCCCACCTGTCGGTGCGCGAGAACATCGCCTTCGGGCTGGCCGTGCGTCGGGTGGGCGGCGCTGCCGCCGAGGAACGGGTGCGCGGGGCCGTCCGCCTGCTGGGCATCGAGCGGCTGCTCGGCCGGCGCGACATCCGCAGCCTCAGTGGCGGCGAGAAGCAGCGGGTGGCGCTGGCCCGGGCGCTGGTGGTCGAGCCGCGCGTGCTCTTTCTCGACGAGCCGTTCTCCGCGCTCGACCCCGCCACGCGGCGGCAGCTTCAGCGCGAGTTCCGCGACATCTGGCGCCGCCTCGGCCTCACCGCCATCCTCGTCACGCACGACCAGGATGAGGCGGCGGCCCTGGCCGACCGGCTCGCCGTTCTCATGGACGGCCGCCTGAAGCAGTGTGCGGCTCCGGGCGAGGTTTTCGAGCGCCCCGCCGATCTGGCGACCGCGCAGTTCCTCCTCATCGAGAATATCTTCCCCGGTCGCCTGCTGTCCGGGTCGCCGGCGAGCGGCTTCGGCGCGGTGGAGTGCGGCCCCGTGAGGTTCCGCGTCGTGCTGCGCGAGCCCCTGGGGGACGCTGCGGCAGTGCACGTGGGGATCCGGGGGTGCCACGTGAAGCTCCACCCCCGCGGGACTCCCCCGGCGAACGCCTCCGTCTACCCCGGCGTGCTGGAGGGTTTCACGCCATCCGCGAGCGCGCCGCGCGCCCTCGTGCGGCTGGCGGAGGGCGTTCGGATCGAGTGCGGTCCGTGGCCCGACCCGCAGGCTCTGCCCACGCCCGTGGGCGGCGAGCTCCTGGTCGAACTGCCCCCGGAGCGATGCTTGGTCTTCCGTGACACCGAGCAAAGAGAGGGATAG
- a CDS encoding dynamin family protein, which translates to MADLLERLDAGRFHLAVLGQFKRGKSTLLNALLGEPLLPTSVVPLTAIPTFICPGAVTEARVVYLADGAPAETFRGDAAALPAFLARFVTEEANPKNRLGVSHVEVSHPAPILRKGVVLIDTPGIGSTFRHNTEATLNFLPQCDAAMFLVSADPPVTEVEIAFLKQVRSKVARLFFILNKVDYLSDAERRVALEFLQRALREHAGIGEDVPVFCVSARQGLQARQSAAATLWAESGMARVEAHLVDFLASEKAKALHEALSRKAADTLSDALMRLRLGIRSLQMPLDELQERLGVFERRLTDVERERVAASDLLAGDQRRMHEFLEEHAEALRKNARAYLEGIVKETLAKGDPQAVGEQEVGEALAEAIPGFFEHHMGEMTRLFDKKTSDVLRPHQQRADGLIESIRRTAAELFDIPYHAPESRGAFEMVRQPYWVTHKWSATLSPIPPTLVDKLVPARVRVRRVAKRLTEQIGDLVIPNVENLRWATYQSLDQTFLRFGRTLDERLTDTIAATHGAIQAALARRKEHAEATADELARLEATAAELAEIQRALGKA; encoded by the coding sequence ATGGCCGATCTCCTCGAGCGCCTCGATGCCGGGCGGTTCCACCTCGCCGTGCTCGGGCAGTTCAAGCGCGGCAAGAGCACGCTGCTCAATGCCCTCCTCGGCGAGCCGCTGCTGCCAACGTCCGTCGTCCCCCTGACCGCCATCCCGACGTTCATCTGCCCGGGCGCCGTCACGGAGGCCCGCGTGGTCTACCTGGCCGACGGGGCGCCCGCCGAGACCTTCCGCGGCGATGCCGCGGCCCTGCCCGCCTTCCTGGCGCGCTTCGTGACCGAGGAGGCCAACCCGAAGAACCGCCTCGGCGTCTCCCACGTGGAGGTCTCCCACCCCGCCCCCATCCTGCGCAAGGGGGTGGTGCTGATTGACACCCCCGGCATCGGCTCGACCTTCCGGCACAACACCGAGGCGACGCTGAACTTCCTGCCGCAGTGCGACGCCGCGATGTTCCTCGTCTCCGCCGACCCGCCCGTGACCGAGGTGGAGATCGCGTTCCTCAAGCAGGTGCGCTCCAAGGTGGCCCGGCTGTTCTTCATCCTCAACAAGGTGGATTACCTCAGCGACGCGGAACGGCGGGTGGCCCTCGAGTTCCTCCAGCGCGCCCTGCGCGAGCACGCGGGGATCGGAGAGGATGTGCCTGTCTTCTGCGTCTCGGCGCGGCAGGGCCTCCAAGCCCGGCAGTCGGCCGCCGCCACCCTGTGGGCCGAGAGCGGCATGGCCAGGGTCGAGGCCCACCTCGTGGACTTCCTGGCAAGCGAGAAGGCCAAGGCGCTCCATGAGGCATTGTCCCGTAAAGCCGCCGACACGCTGTCGGACGCCCTCATGCGCCTGCGCTTGGGCATCCGGTCGCTTCAGATGCCCCTGGACGAGCTCCAGGAGCGCCTCGGCGTCTTCGAGCGGCGGCTGACGGACGTGGAGCGGGAGCGTGTGGCGGCGAGCGACCTCCTCGCGGGCGACCAGCGGCGCATGCACGAGTTCCTCGAGGAACACGCCGAGGCGCTCCGCAAGAACGCCCGAGCTTACCTCGAGGGGATCGTCAAAGAGACCCTGGCGAAGGGCGACCCCCAAGCGGTGGGGGAGCAGGAGGTCGGCGAGGCCCTGGCCGAGGCCATCCCCGGCTTCTTCGAACACCACATGGGCGAGATGACCCGCCTGTTCGACAAGAAGACCTCCGACGTCCTGCGGCCGCATCAACAGCGCGCGGACGGCCTGATCGAGTCCATCCGCCGCACCGCGGCCGAGCTCTTCGACATCCCCTACCACGCGCCCGAGAGCCGCGGGGCCTTCGAGATGGTACGGCAGCCCTATTGGGTCACCCACAAGTGGTCGGCCACACTCAGCCCCATCCCGCCCACGCTTGTGGACAAGCTGGTGCCCGCGCGGGTGCGCGTCCGGCGGGTTGCCAAGCGCCTGACGGAGCAAATCGGCGACCTCGTGATCCCGAACGTCGAGAACCTGCGGTGGGCCACCTATCAGAGCCTCGACCAGACTTTCCTGCGGTTCGGCCGCACCCTCGACGAGCGCCTGACCGACACCATCGCGGCCACCCACGGCGCCATCCAGGCGGCACTCGCCAGGCGGAAGGAACACGCCGAGGCGACAGCCGACGAACTCGCCCGGTTGGAGGCGACCGCGGCCGAGCTGGCCGAAATCCAGCGCGCCTTGGGAAAGGCATGA
- the ptsP gene encoding phosphoenolpyruvate--protein phosphotransferase, with product MVPTTQDEPASLRGEAISPGVAAGPLVLLVGPAEPPAARDDVSSDSTPAEEIRRFRQSMSSLVQDLERTVESLEAESHSSEADIIRAHAAILNDPEFHHQVQAAIQEARLVAEAAVERVMRQIAAVLRSSESSVLAERASDLRDLTEQMRAKLSLHPARQVPPEAAGAVLAIPELLPSVVLQGHRLGVRAFLVERGTALSHAAILARSFGIPTLRVPSVEALRPRDGQPVLVDGEAGELLLRPTEEERLHRLRAPDKGKARQPAKKLPARLWVSITDPVQLEALDWEGVEGVGLYRTETLFMQEADDFPSEDDQFRVYGRVCELAGGRPVTIRTVDIGADKPVPYLSLGPQDNPYLGMRAHRLFRFHPELLITQIRAILRAAHGHPAVRVMYPMIESVDQWLFIRELVNQAIQSLRKDGLPFSDHFEQCLLVETPAAVWDFARLLREFDYASVGTNDLVQFLFAVERNNVNLTDLYQPEHPVFLRILRTLAQEAQRAGKPLAVCGEMAGDPCLAGVLAGLGVTDLSVSPGSLGDVRARLGAATPSGCLGLATACLAAATAREVRAVLGKVAAGAAGLDLRAEAHAVDPVCGMVVHTRGNPMTFVDEGVRYYFCSRIHMLRFMDKIGGEPHV from the coding sequence ATGGTGCCCACCACACAAGACGAACCGGCTTCACTCCGAGGCGAGGCCATCAGCCCCGGCGTTGCCGCGGGGCCTCTGGTCCTCCTCGTCGGACCCGCGGAACCCCCGGCCGCGCGGGACGACGTGAGCAGCGACTCTACGCCGGCCGAAGAAATCCGGCGGTTCCGCCAGAGCATGTCGTCCCTGGTCCAGGACTTGGAGCGGACCGTCGAGAGTCTGGAGGCGGAATCCCATTCCTCGGAGGCGGACATCATCCGCGCCCACGCCGCGATTCTGAATGACCCTGAGTTCCACCACCAGGTCCAGGCGGCCATTCAGGAGGCCCGGCTGGTGGCCGAAGCAGCCGTAGAGCGCGTGATGAGACAGATTGCAGCGGTCCTCCGCTCCTCAGAGAGTTCCGTTCTGGCTGAGCGAGCAAGCGATCTTCGCGACTTGACGGAGCAGATGAGAGCCAAGCTGTCCCTCCACCCGGCTCGCCAGGTGCCTCCCGAGGCGGCCGGCGCGGTCCTGGCGATCCCGGAACTGTTGCCCTCCGTGGTCCTCCAGGGCCATCGCCTTGGGGTTCGAGCCTTTCTCGTGGAGCGTGGGACCGCCCTGTCGCACGCAGCGATCCTGGCCAGGTCCTTCGGCATTCCCACCCTTCGCGTGCCCAGTGTGGAAGCGCTGCGCCCGCGCGATGGGCAGCCCGTGCTCGTGGACGGTGAGGCCGGAGAGCTGCTGCTCAGGCCAACGGAGGAGGAACGCCTCCATCGCCTCCGGGCTCCCGACAAGGGGAAGGCCAGGCAACCAGCGAAGAAGCTCCCGGCCCGCCTCTGGGTGAGCATCACCGACCCGGTTCAACTGGAGGCTCTGGACTGGGAGGGAGTCGAGGGGGTCGGCCTCTACCGCACCGAGACACTGTTCATGCAGGAGGCCGACGATTTCCCCAGCGAGGACGACCAGTTCCGAGTCTACGGGCGAGTGTGTGAACTCGCCGGCGGGCGCCCCGTGACGATCCGCACGGTGGACATCGGCGCCGACAAGCCGGTTCCTTACCTCTCCCTTGGACCGCAGGACAACCCGTACCTCGGAATGCGCGCCCACAGGCTGTTCCGCTTTCACCCTGAGCTCCTCATCACCCAGATCCGGGCGATCCTGCGGGCCGCGCACGGCCATCCCGCCGTTCGCGTCATGTACCCCATGATCGAGTCCGTTGACCAGTGGCTGTTCATACGGGAACTCGTGAACCAGGCCATCCAATCCCTCCGCAAGGATGGCCTCCCGTTCTCGGACCACTTCGAACAATGCCTCCTCGTCGAAACACCCGCCGCCGTGTGGGATTTCGCCCGGCTGCTCCGGGAGTTCGACTATGCCAGCGTTGGCACGAACGACCTCGTTCAGTTCCTCTTCGCGGTGGAGCGAAACAACGTCAACCTCACGGACCTCTACCAGCCGGAGCATCCCGTCTTCCTCAGAATCCTCCGGACGCTGGCCCAGGAGGCCCAGCGTGCGGGCAAACCCCTGGCCGTGTGCGGCGAGATGGCGGGCGATCCCTGTCTGGCCGGCGTCTTGGCCGGCCTGGGCGTGACCGACTTGAGCGTGTCGCCCGGGTCGCTCGGGGACGTGCGGGCCCGCCTCGGGGCCGCGACGCCGAGCGGGTGCCTGGGACTGGCGACTGCCTGCCTGGCGGCGGCGACAGCCCGGGAGGTGCGCGCGGTGCTGGGCAAGGTGGCAGCGGGCGCCGCCGGGCTCGACCTGCGCGCGGAGGCCCATGCCGTGGACCCCGTCTGTGGCATGGTGGTTCACACGCGGGGAAACCCGATGACCTTCGTGGACGAGGGCGTGCGGTACTACTTCTGCTCGCGCATCCACATGCTCAGGTTCATGGACAAGATTGGCGGCGAGCCCCATGTCTGA
- a CDS encoding HEAT repeat domain-containing protein, with amino-acid sequence MLHFFCPGCWSDFTEDHPQCPKCGLRIHDLMRSTDFVGKLILALHHPEQGTAIRAAWILGKLRTPRAVEPLRELLATTRDVYIATAAASALGRIGTPEARQVLHACANYPALMVREEVQRGLAHAALEEQGQ; translated from the coding sequence ATGCTCCACTTCTTCTGCCCAGGGTGCTGGAGCGACTTCACCGAAGATCACCCCCAGTGCCCGAAGTGCGGCCTGCGCATCCACGACCTCATGAGGTCCACCGACTTCGTCGGCAAGCTGATCCTGGCGCTCCACCACCCCGAGCAGGGCACGGCCATTCGGGCGGCCTGGATACTCGGCAAGCTCCGCACGCCCCGCGCCGTGGAGCCGCTGCGCGAGTTGCTCGCTACGACCCGGGACGTCTACATTGCCACGGCAGCGGCGTCGGCCCTCGGCCGCATCGGAACCCCAGAGGCCCGGCAAGTCCTGCACGCCTGCGCCAACTATCCTGCCCTGATGGTGCGCGAAGAGGTCCAGAGGGGCCTGGCGCACGCCGCCCTTGAGGAGCAGGGGCAATGA